From the Carya illinoinensis cultivar Pawnee chromosome 4, C.illinoinensisPawnee_v1, whole genome shotgun sequence genome, one window contains:
- the LOC122307356 gene encoding zinc finger CCCH domain-containing protein 40-like isoform X1, whose amino-acid sequence MVERKLFKTKLCVLYQKGRCSRNSCSFAHGNSELRGVSGSYTDRIVLVGWVVVLSQRRLWYLHGELYHGYNASTNHQTRRDHHGSDLRSKLGRRHSPPQRFSPVRDTRGRQKLREYSSSMSLERTRKRRKKQHFDGQGDFSGSLRISEGTEDQIKEGKTVSANPRDVLEEQLKQMQLDINVLEHRKLQLGVFLEERVQEADSLTSRIQELEAQLYKEKEECKRITSRMKKFVKAQNRHSRIQDELKRSQVRLQKLGDQLGSDINRNVANEEDSINIVSDGETGGFPVTTPHDELQNDASSGKKGLCVNQDPSKGPKQADLTKLGHPEKTIRSKKLSRWNLQPVPLNEGNEIKAMNNGNDSTKSLANEGKLKRRKTVTASILTAVKMKGLESAPVVPPTSMAAHVEDEVEIELEDRTGVFETATTGIEKGPANEIMGVPFPLPPPPPIRQNSYSLYKGDNENVDVDGLEEEIVNVDTI is encoded by the exons atgGTTGAGAGGAAATTATTCAAGACGAAGCTGTGCGTGTTGTATCAGAAGGGCCGCTGCTCTCGCAATAGTTGCTCGTTCGCGCACGGAAACTCGGAGCTCCGGGGAGTATCCGGCTCCTATACTG ACCGGATTGTGCTGGTCGGTTGGGTGGTTGTTTTATCTCAACGACGACTGTGGTATTTACATGGAGAGCTTTATCATGGTTATAATGCATCCACGAATCATCAAA CTAGGCGGGATCATCATGGTAGTGACTTGAGGAGTAAGCTTGGAAGAAGGCACTCTCCACCACAAAGGTTTTCACCAGTGAGAGATACAAGAGGCCGACAAAAACTTCGTG AGTATAGCTCTTCCATGTCACTTGAACGAACAAG AAAACGTAGGAAGAAACAGCACTTTGATGGTCAAGGTGATTTTTCTGGAAGTTTGAGAATCTCTGAGGGAACTGAAGATCAgatcaaagaaggaaaaaccgTGTCCGCCAATCCCAGGGATGTTCTCGAGGAGCAG TTGAAGCAAATGCAGTTGGATATTAATGTGCTTGAACATCGGAAACTTCAACTAGGG GTCTTTTTGGAAGAGAGGGTCCAAGAAGCGGATAGTCTGACTTCTAGAATTCAAGAGCTTGAGGCTCAATTATACAAAGAGAAAGAGGAATGTAAAAG GATCACCTCAAGAATGAAGAAGTTTGTGAAGGCACAGAATCGTCATTCACGTATACAAGATGAACTGAAGAG aTCACAAGTGCGACTTCAGAAGTTGGGAGATCAACTTGGTTCTGATATTAATAGAAATGTTGCCAATGAAGAGGATTCCATAAATATTGTGAGTGATGGAGAAACTGGTGGTTTTCCTGTAACCACTCCACACGATGAGCTGCAGAATGATGCTTCTTCCGGCAAGAAAGGGCTTTGTGTTAATCAAGATCCTTCTAAAGGACCAAAACAAG CTGATTTAACAAAACTAGGACATCCGGAAAAAACAATCCGATCCAAGAAGCTTTCTAGGTGGAATCTGCAACCTGTTCCACTAAATGAAGGTAACGAAATTAAGGCAATGAACAATGGAAATGACAGTACTAAGAGCCTTGCGAATGAAGGCAAGCTTAAACGAAGAAAAACTGTTACTGCTAGCATCCTCACTGCAGTTAAG ATGAAGGGTTTGGAGTCAGCACCTGTGGTACCACCAACCAGCATGGCTGCtcatgtagaagatgaagttgaaATTGAATTGGAGGACAGAACTGGAGTGTTTGAAACTGCCACTACAGGAATTGAGAAAGGACCCGCTAATGAGATCATGGGTGTGCCATTTCCACTTCCCCCGCCTCCTCCAATCCGTCAGAATAGTTATTCGCTG TATAAGGGTGATAATGAGAACGTGGATGTGGATGGGCTCGAAGAAGAGATTGTTAATGTAGACactatttga
- the LOC122307356 gene encoding zinc finger CCCH domain-containing protein 40-like isoform X2: MVERKLFKTKLCVLYQKGRCSRNSCSFAHGNSELRGVSGSYTARRDHHGSDLRSKLGRRHSPPQRFSPVRDTRGRQKLREYSSSMSLERTRKRRKKQHFDGQGDFSGSLRISEGTEDQIKEGKTVSANPRDVLEEQLKQMQLDINVLEHRKLQLGVFLEERVQEADSLTSRIQELEAQLYKEKEECKRITSRMKKFVKAQNRHSRIQDELKRSQVRLQKLGDQLGSDINRNVANEEDSINIVSDGETGGFPVTTPHDELQNDASSGKKGLCVNQDPSKGPKQADLTKLGHPEKTIRSKKLSRWNLQPVPLNEGNEIKAMNNGNDSTKSLANEGKLKRRKTVTASILTAVKMKGLESAPVVPPTSMAAHVEDEVEIELEDRTGVFETATTGIEKGPANEIMGVPFPLPPPPPIRQNSYSLYKGDNENVDVDGLEEEIVNVDTI, translated from the exons atgGTTGAGAGGAAATTATTCAAGACGAAGCTGTGCGTGTTGTATCAGAAGGGCCGCTGCTCTCGCAATAGTTGCTCGTTCGCGCACGGAAACTCGGAGCTCCGGGGAGTATCCGGCTCCTATACTG CTAGGCGGGATCATCATGGTAGTGACTTGAGGAGTAAGCTTGGAAGAAGGCACTCTCCACCACAAAGGTTTTCACCAGTGAGAGATACAAGAGGCCGACAAAAACTTCGTG AGTATAGCTCTTCCATGTCACTTGAACGAACAAG AAAACGTAGGAAGAAACAGCACTTTGATGGTCAAGGTGATTTTTCTGGAAGTTTGAGAATCTCTGAGGGAACTGAAGATCAgatcaaagaaggaaaaaccgTGTCCGCCAATCCCAGGGATGTTCTCGAGGAGCAG TTGAAGCAAATGCAGTTGGATATTAATGTGCTTGAACATCGGAAACTTCAACTAGGG GTCTTTTTGGAAGAGAGGGTCCAAGAAGCGGATAGTCTGACTTCTAGAATTCAAGAGCTTGAGGCTCAATTATACAAAGAGAAAGAGGAATGTAAAAG GATCACCTCAAGAATGAAGAAGTTTGTGAAGGCACAGAATCGTCATTCACGTATACAAGATGAACTGAAGAG aTCACAAGTGCGACTTCAGAAGTTGGGAGATCAACTTGGTTCTGATATTAATAGAAATGTTGCCAATGAAGAGGATTCCATAAATATTGTGAGTGATGGAGAAACTGGTGGTTTTCCTGTAACCACTCCACACGATGAGCTGCAGAATGATGCTTCTTCCGGCAAGAAAGGGCTTTGTGTTAATCAAGATCCTTCTAAAGGACCAAAACAAG CTGATTTAACAAAACTAGGACATCCGGAAAAAACAATCCGATCCAAGAAGCTTTCTAGGTGGAATCTGCAACCTGTTCCACTAAATGAAGGTAACGAAATTAAGGCAATGAACAATGGAAATGACAGTACTAAGAGCCTTGCGAATGAAGGCAAGCTTAAACGAAGAAAAACTGTTACTGCTAGCATCCTCACTGCAGTTAAG ATGAAGGGTTTGGAGTCAGCACCTGTGGTACCACCAACCAGCATGGCTGCtcatgtagaagatgaagttgaaATTGAATTGGAGGACAGAACTGGAGTGTTTGAAACTGCCACTACAGGAATTGAGAAAGGACCCGCTAATGAGATCATGGGTGTGCCATTTCCACTTCCCCCGCCTCCTCCAATCCGTCAGAATAGTTATTCGCTG TATAAGGGTGATAATGAGAACGTGGATGTGGATGGGCTCGAAGAAGAGATTGTTAATGTAGACactatttga
- the LOC122306289 gene encoding uncharacterized protein LOC122306289, with amino-acid sequence MTKKSQSTIADAAAATATATANNLTMRIIWTDKMLENYLDVCISEVQAGNETGLGWDPVKKTIDATEAWWAKKLQEIPEAAKFQSVGLAHVAKMKILFNDITTTNEMAWAPSSRLPFDDIGSATDAGVSCDKDKNVLLEHLDDSDDESDLDANDSDDISADFDTQDKGKKWFSSRVQVRKRKNEVQIIDQHFSRICDALERSLMRSGDIDKPRCSIKEVMDVVFEIIKIEDNIDILTKASEVLLTRSHREMFVALKDPEFQLDFIKRMGNKKVKN; translated from the exons ATGACTAAGAAAAGCCAAAGCACCATTGCTGATGCTGCTGCTGCCACTGCCACTGCCACTGCAAATAATCTGACAATGAGAATAATTTGGACAgataaaatgttggaaaattATCTTGACGTATGTATTAGCGAGGTTCAGGCTG GAAATGAAACTGGCCTTGGATGGGATCCAGTGAAAAAAACAATTGATGCTACCGAGGCTTGGTGGGCAAAAAAGTTGCAG GAAATTCCAGAAGCAGCTAAGTTTCAGAGTGTAGGTTTGGCTCATGTTGCAAAgatgaaaatattgtttaacGATATAACTACCACCAATGAGATGGCTTGGGCACCTTCCTCTAGGCTGCCTTTTGATGATATTGGTTCCGCAACTGATGCAGGTGTGAGTTGTGACAAGGATAAAAATGTGTTGTTAGAGCATTTAGATGACTCGGATGACGAATCTGATCTCGATGCAAATGATAGTGATGATATTTCTGCTGATTTTGACACCCAGgataaaggaaagaaatggTTTAGTTCTAGAGTGCAAgttaggaaaaggaaaaatgaagttCAAATCATTGATCAACACTTCAGTCGTATTTGTGATGCACTAGAAAGGAGTTTAATGAGATCCGGGGATATTGATAAACCTAGATGTAGTATTAAAGAGGTCATGGATGTTGTCTTCGAGATTATCAAGATAGAAGATAACATTGACATTCTTACGAAGGCGAGCGAGGTACTGCTTACTAGATCACATAGAGAGATGTTCGTGGCCCTTAAAGACCCAGAGTTTCAGCTTGATTTCATTAAGCGGATGGGAAATAAAAAAGTCAAGAATTGA